The following DNA comes from Marispirochaeta aestuarii.
GCAATTGGGAAGTATGGAGAGAAACATCAGCGAGAAGGGGGAGGCCCCCAGGGAGCGTTCGGCGGTAACATAATCGTTCTCCTTTTCCGCCAGCACAGAGGCACGCACAAGCCGGGCATACCGCGGAATTTGACTGATTCCAATGGCAACCATGGCATTGAACAGACTCGGCCCCAGAACCGCCACAATAACGATGGTAAGGAGGATATAGGGAAAGGCCAGCATGATGTCGATTAGCCGCATGACAATCTTGTCATACAGACCACCGATGTATCCGGAGGTAACCCCGATCAGCATCCCGAAGCCCATGGCAATACCGACAGAAACAACACCGATAACCATGGAGATCCGGGCGCCGTACATGAGCCGGCTCAGCATGTCCCGCCCCAGGTCATCGGTACCAAGAAAATATCCCGGGGAAAAGGGCGGCAGCGTACGGTCGGCTATGATCTGGTCATAGGGGCTTTTGGGCGACAGGAGGGGGGCAAATATTCCCACCAGCAGAAAAAGGGCGATTATAACGAGACCGGCCACGGCGGCGCGGTTCTGTTTGAGGTTGTGCAGGGACTCCTGAAAGGGTGTGGGGTCCTTGACCTCGATTATATTTCCGTTCTGTACAAGAGATTCATTCATACCTGTTACCTACTTGAGCCGTACTTTCGGGTTAACCACGGAATAGAGAATATCCACCAGAAGATTGATAAGGACGAAAACGGTGGAAATTACAATGATACCCCCCTGCACCGCGGGGTAATCTCTGGCGGAGATGGAATGGTAGATCCACTTGCCGATCCCCGGCCAGGCAAAAATCGTCTCCGTAAGGATCGCTCCCGACAGGAGAAGTCCGAACTGGATACCGATAACAGTAATAATCGGCAGCAGGGCATTTTTCAACGCGTAGCGGTAAACAACCTTCCGTTCAGGTATTCCGGCGGCCCGTGCGGTCTTTACATAGTCCTGCTTGAGGACCTCCAGCATGGAACTCCGGGTAGTCCGGGCTATAATTGCCAGGGGGATGGTTCCCAGGGCGACGGAAGGAAGAATCAGGTGTTTCAGCGCGGAGCCCAGGTAGTGCCAGTCTCCGGTTTTAAAAACAGCAATAAGGGAATCAATGAGATAGAAATTGGTTATGGTATCCATGTAATACCGAACGTTCATCCGGCCCCCGGTGGGGAAAAGGTCGAAGAATACGGAGAAAATCATGATCAGTACGAGGCCGAGCCAGAAAACCGGCATGGAGACCCCAAAAAGCGCACCCACCATGGAGACATAGTCAACCATGGTGTTTCGCCGGGTAGCCGATATTACTCCTATTATTATCCCCGCCACCGAGGCAATCAACATGGCAAAAAAAGCCAGTTCCATTGTTGCCGGAAAAAGTTCAAGAACCTCTTCCACAACGGGTCTCCCGGTGGTAATGGATTTGCCAAGGTCGAGATGTGCTATTCGTCCGAGATAGGAAAAGTACTGCTCGTGCAGAGGCCGGTCGAGCCCCATGTCCGCCCGCAGCTT
Coding sequences within:
- a CDS encoding ABC transporter permease; translation: MGKYILKRLGLLIPTLLGVITLVFFMIALSPGDPARVMLGERASAEQLAKLRADMGLDRPLHEQYFSYLGRIAHLDLGKSITTGRPVVEEVLELFPATMELAFFAMLIASVAGIIIGVISATRRNTMVDYVSMVGALFGVSMPVFWLGLVLIMIFSVFFDLFPTGGRMNVRYYMDTITNFYLIDSLIAVFKTGDWHYLGSALKHLILPSVALGTIPLAIIARTTRSSMLEVLKQDYVKTARAAGIPERKVVYRYALKNALLPIITVIGIQFGLLLSGAILTETIFAWPGIGKWIYHSISARDYPAVQGGIIVISTVFVLINLLVDILYSVVNPKVRLK
- a CDS encoding ABC transporter permease — protein: MNESLVQNGNIIEVKDPTPFQESLHNLKQNRAAVAGLVIIALFLLVGIFAPLLSPKSPYDQIIADRTLPPFSPGYFLGTDDLGRDMLSRLMYGARISMVIGVVSVGIAMGFGMLIGVTSGYIGGLYDKIVMRLIDIMLAFPYILLTIVIVAVLGPSLFNAMVAIGISQIPRYARLVRASVLAEKENDYVTAERSLGASPFSLMFLSILPNCLAPVSVQATLGVGEAILSSAALSFLGLGAQPPTPEWGLMIASSREFITNAWWIVTFPGLATLFAVLGFNLFGDGLRDILDPKLRD